A DNA window from Phaeobacter sp. A36a-5a contains the following coding sequences:
- a CDS encoding YdcH family protein, producing MSNTPHELAEEFPDKQSQIHALKQSDAHFAKLADSYHAVNRAVHRAETNVEPMSETAEADLRKQRAALKDEIWGMLSKA from the coding sequence ATGTCCAATACCCCCCACGAACTGGCCGAAGAATTTCCCGACAAGCAGTCGCAGATCCATGCGCTGAAGCAATCGGACGCCCATTTTGCCAAGCTTGCGGACAGCTATCACGCGGTGAACCGCGCGGTGCATCGCGCCGAAACCAATGTCGAGCCGATGTCCGAAACTGCCGAAGCCGACCTGCGCAAACAGCGCGCCGCCCTCAAGGATGAGATCTGGGGCATGTTGTCAAAGGCGTAA